The following proteins are co-located in the Pseudoalteromonas ulvae UL12 genome:
- a CDS encoding type II toxin-antitoxin system Phd/YefM family antitoxin, with protein MRIISFTEARNGLKAVLDGVVNDADTTVITRRDSEDAVVMSLDYYNSLMETVHLLRSPQNAEHLNRSIAQYRAGKTTARELIDE; from the coding sequence ATGAGAATCATATCTTTTACTGAAGCTAGAAATGGTCTTAAAGCTGTCTTGGACGGTGTAGTTAATGATGCAGATACAACAGTCATTACACGTCGTGATTCTGAGGATGCTGTGGTTATGTCTTTAGATTACTACAACAGCCTTATGGAGACAGTGCACTTACTTCGCTCTCCTCAAAATGCTGAACACCTAAACCGATCAATAGCACAGTACCGTGCTGGCAAAACGACAGCACGAGAGTTAATTGATGAGTAG
- a CDS encoding Txe/YoeB family addiction module toxin — MSSSQRLLSWTDEAWGDYLYWQTQDKKTLKRINKLINDVKRSPFEGIGKPEPLKENLSGFWSRRIDDTNRLVYAVDDQAITIISCRYHY; from the coding sequence ATGAGTAGTAGTCAACGTTTACTATCGTGGACTGATGAGGCTTGGGGTGACTACCTGTATTGGCAAACCCAAGATAAGAAAACACTTAAGCGTATCAACAAACTTATTAATGATGTTAAGCGTTCTCCTTTTGAGGGTATTGGTAAACCTGAACCGTTAAAAGAGAACCTATCTGGTTTTTGGTCTCGCCGCATTGACGATACTAATAGGCTTGTTTACGCAGTCGATGATCAAGCAATAACAATAATTTCATGTCGCTACCACTACTAA
- a CDS encoding SRPBCC family protein: protein MKISIETEVKASPATVWNAWVSPEDITSWNFAIDEWCCPKAEISLEVGGKFNYRMEAKDGSMGFDFEGTFTEINPQKSIRFELGDSRVVTVEFLETAEGVRVIESFDAEDENSAEQQKQGWQSILNNFKKHVESKSN, encoded by the coding sequence ATGAAAATCAGTATTGAAACTGAAGTGAAAGCGTCGCCAGCCACCGTCTGGAATGCATGGGTCAGTCCCGAAGATATAACAAGTTGGAATTTTGCTATCGACGAATGGTGCTGCCCCAAGGCAGAAATAAGTCTGGAAGTAGGCGGGAAATTCAATTACCGAATGGAAGCGAAAGATGGTTCTATGGGTTTCGATTTCGAAGGTACTTTCACTGAGATCAATCCACAAAAATCCATTCGTTTCGAGCTTGGAGATTCACGAGTTGTTACTGTGGAGTTCTTGGAAACTGCCGAGGGAGTCAGGGTTATAGAATCATTTGATGCTGAAGATGAAAACTCAGCAGAGCAACAAAAACAAGGTTGGCAAAGTATTCTCAATAACTTCAAAAAGCATGTTGAAAGTAAAAGCAACTAA
- a CDS encoding phosphatidylinositol-specific phospholipase C domain-containing protein, whose translation MNSIHRIAKLTQLVTSGLLVLSLSCSAAIEINDEKVKRLDLQGQIDNVAPFSKTFWAGAHNAYASHSWNKGTYTDVNQYYSPNSLLKRGIRVVEFDIYPEGTFDSTPMLCHNSLEKKALCSSFHAKLSEGLDDIKDFLQSNPDEVILLKIEAYKHNDHNNWHNKIGERLQNDISDYLLLPSDWGYKDKSCASLPVSHLTKKDILAAGKQLVAVVQTPRDSSDLCNHHDAGNYSKFWNTVFIGVDAFDSTGNLKSNQPFCQNGNDKCVNKDHTAHYQAGNMTVVIDDATQLNTDGPNPDKTGENVIKKWASKGAQILELALVETNNTSAASGYGANEVQIEDFIWSWKSNRPNGSGNCASLSSDESIIDEACSTYQYHTCVDANRNWALSTSKGSWQSGFEACQNLSGSFTFGMPFNAYEHAQLLTTINLNNDDVWVNYYKAFDDFWYANSSNYIDWQFVEKAQVGSTNKGDAFNDIGILKRKALQGGALNLSSVKLRSGNRINGLKACYETRQAISHASVGTKEHCVTYGGSSGNWGNTLSFDASKGEYLDDITICTDDHKYGYDTVYYIKLTSNAGNSISGGSQSGSCTTYSSTTTQQLFAFHGQEGKEINSLGVYKIANTLIEEGVYATDWLNIDGPNNGDNELFNAHKNAGNISSSCESTDIAGIVARVASNKLDSLLTGQNLVNDQTGFACWNSSNGGSSSNTTCEDYEVRYFFNKASCLP comes from the coding sequence ATGAATTCAATTCATAGAATCGCAAAACTTACACAACTAGTTACATCAGGATTGTTGGTATTAAGCCTGTCTTGTAGTGCAGCAATAGAAATCAATGATGAAAAAGTCAAACGTCTAGATTTACAAGGACAAATTGATAACGTTGCCCCTTTTTCTAAAACTTTTTGGGCAGGCGCTCATAACGCATATGCTTCACATTCTTGGAATAAAGGTACCTATACAGACGTCAACCAATACTACTCACCTAACAGTTTATTGAAGCGGGGGATCCGTGTAGTGGAGTTTGATATTTACCCTGAGGGTACCTTCGACTCAACCCCCATGCTTTGCCATAATTCACTCGAAAAGAAAGCTTTATGTTCCAGTTTTCATGCAAAACTATCAGAAGGCCTTGATGATATAAAAGACTTTTTACAGAGTAACCCTGACGAAGTCATTCTTTTGAAAATTGAAGCTTATAAACATAATGACCACAACAATTGGCACAATAAAATAGGCGAGCGTTTACAAAATGATATCAGTGATTATCTCCTACTTCCCTCAGATTGGGGTTATAAAGATAAGAGCTGTGCATCTTTACCTGTTTCCCACTTGACAAAAAAAGACATTCTAGCAGCAGGAAAACAACTCGTTGCAGTTGTACAAACTCCGCGCGACAGCAGCGATCTGTGTAACCACCATGATGCAGGTAACTACTCTAAGTTTTGGAATACCGTTTTTATTGGCGTTGATGCTTTCGATTCAACAGGTAACTTAAAAAGCAACCAGCCATTTTGTCAAAATGGTAACGATAAATGTGTCAACAAAGACCACACAGCCCACTATCAAGCCGGCAATATGACGGTCGTCATAGATGATGCGACCCAACTCAATACCGATGGCCCCAACCCAGACAAAACAGGCGAAAATGTTATCAAAAAATGGGCCAGTAAAGGGGCACAAATATTAGAGTTGGCACTTGTTGAAACAAACAATACCAGCGCAGCAAGTGGCTATGGTGCAAACGAAGTTCAAATTGAAGATTTTATCTGGTCGTGGAAAAGCAACCGACCAAACGGTTCAGGCAACTGTGCAAGTTTAAGTTCAGATGAAAGCATCATCGATGAAGCCTGCTCCACCTATCAATATCACACATGTGTTGATGCAAATAGAAATTGGGCGCTATCTACATCGAAAGGATCGTGGCAATCAGGGTTTGAAGCCTGCCAAAACTTAAGCGGATCGTTTACGTTCGGTATGCCATTTAATGCATACGAACATGCCCAACTCTTAACGACCATCAATCTCAACAACGATGATGTGTGGGTCAACTATTACAAAGCATTTGATGACTTTTGGTATGCTAATTCAAGTAATTATATTGATTGGCAATTTGTTGAAAAAGCACAAGTAGGCTCAACCAATAAAGGAGATGCTTTTAATGATATCGGCATCTTAAAACGCAAAGCACTACAAGGTGGCGCACTCAATTTGAGCTCTGTGAAACTGCGTTCGGGCAATCGAATCAATGGGTTAAAAGCGTGTTACGAAACAAGACAAGCCATTAGTCATGCCAGCGTGGGTACTAAAGAGCATTGCGTCACATATGGAGGCAGCAGCGGTAATTGGGGAAATACATTAAGTTTTGACGCCAGTAAAGGCGAATATCTTGATGATATCACCATCTGTACAGACGATCATAAATACGGATACGACACTGTGTATTACATAAAACTAACTTCGAATGCTGGAAACAGTATTTCTGGCGGTTCACAATCTGGTAGTTGTACCACTTATTCCTCAACCACCACACAACAACTTTTTGCTTTTCATGGCCAAGAAGGTAAAGAAATTAATTCGTTAGGCGTGTACAAAATAGCTAACACACTAATTGAAGAAGGTGTTTACGCGACAGATTGGCTCAATATTGATGGCCCAAATAATGGCGATAATGAGTTATTTAACGCTCATAAAAATGCAGGAAACATATCTTCTAGCTGTGAATCAACTGATATTGCTGGCATTGTCGCACGCGTTGCAAGCAATAAACTCGACTCGTTGTTAACTGGGCAAAATTTAGTTAATGACCAAACAGGCTTTGCCTGCTGGAATTCTAGTAATGGAGGCAGTAGCAGCAACACCACTTGCGAAGACTACGAAGTCAGGTACTTCTTTAACAAAGCCAGTTGCTTGCCTTAA
- a CDS encoding peptidyl-prolyl cis-trans isomerase, with the protein MRVLTLLVGLISLPIYAVTAHFSQQEIALLTQSYQQHSPQMSTTDVHNHLLEQQFLLWQAEQSQPQLTTRLSAVGFSTEYHVKRYLIDLIQHSQVPLTQPTLSDEVLAKYNAPWLIAQLGPYPANGQLNPETAETLGKVNIELGSQSLNFYHLYDSLSMQSRFKLHQGDSNYLHAEIHNELHYQQLASQINALEQHGLSLSHLTDIATAAIISPAMRAYLGVGEMMHSHSPVLEAIAKELTVAQINQFYRQNKAEFRFHSDVNASGVMFADQATALRFHHQASEHGFATARDTFKQPDIFAKYQNHLTRTDNRSNWLIQSAFNLPEQSLSPVIRTPQGQWLVIQTFDKTESYYPAQSETVRYLATKSLAKQHALARYQQAKTQWLKAL; encoded by the coding sequence ATGCGAGTTTTAACCTTATTGGTGGGCTTAATCAGCCTGCCTATTTATGCAGTAACTGCCCACTTTAGCCAACAAGAGATCGCGTTGCTCACCCAGAGCTATCAGCAACATTCGCCGCAGATGAGCACGACAGACGTGCATAACCACTTGCTTGAGCAACAATTTTTGCTCTGGCAAGCTGAGCAGTCTCAACCCCAATTAACAACACGTTTATCTGCCGTTGGTTTTAGTACTGAGTATCATGTAAAACGCTACCTGATTGATTTAATTCAGCATAGCCAAGTGCCGCTCACCCAACCGACACTCAGCGATGAAGTGCTGGCAAAATACAACGCACCTTGGTTAATCGCACAGCTCGGGCCATACCCAGCCAATGGACAACTGAACCCCGAAACAGCCGAGACCCTGGGTAAAGTGAATATCGAACTAGGATCGCAATCGCTTAATTTTTATCACCTGTATGACAGTTTATCGATGCAAAGTCGTTTCAAACTGCATCAAGGCGATAGCAATTATTTACATGCTGAAATACACAATGAGCTGCATTATCAGCAGTTAGCAAGCCAAATAAATGCCTTAGAGCAACATGGTTTATCTTTAAGCCATTTAACTGATATCGCCACTGCGGCTATCATCAGTCCCGCGATGCGTGCCTATTTAGGCGTCGGTGAAATGATGCATAGCCACAGCCCTGTGCTTGAAGCTATCGCGAAAGAACTGACTGTGGCACAAATCAATCAGTTTTATCGCCAAAACAAAGCAGAGTTTCGTTTTCATAGTGATGTCAACGCATCTGGGGTGATGTTTGCAGATCAAGCAACAGCATTACGCTTCCACCATCAAGCAAGCGAACACGGCTTTGCCACCGCCCGTGACACATTTAAGCAGCCTGATATTTTTGCGAAATATCAAAACCACTTAACTCGCACAGACAACCGCAGCAATTGGTTAATCCAAAGTGCTTTTAACTTACCTGAGCAGTCATTATCCCCAGTGATTAGAACGCCACAAGGACAATGGCTTGTCATTCAAACATTCGATAAAACCGAAAGTTACTACCCAGCACAAAGCGAAACCGTGCGATACTTAGCAACAAAATCGCTGGCAAAACAACATGCTTTGGCCCGCTATCAACAAGCTAAAACCCAATGGCTCAAGGCACTTTAA
- a CDS encoding phospholipase, producing the protein MKHLLLTASLLLCTQQAQAFSQETHKRIVEDAVAYMAQHPSTTQYQKLQAWSQQLGLTPQQLGEFMGQAAYDVDDFEDTFLCGAITGNCVQAPIWGAAQSIVKYTSYWHFQNHTQGADPHGNDFGGYNYDKLTVWGTVDTLAATWLKGDHLDDGQGGQTGWFGADKSQYNSFQITEKNYRIESHSQYSMYKDFEKIPFQPIDNLGQYWYQSYLTHKNPQLLGFVFHTTDLLQPHHTWTTSDLNHSGWETWVKDYYDHESLNDFSLVSAAMDSFSPLASQSQDIRPLLTQGGALSYAQGGIVLNSQDHYDRVITAKQVIPHAIAMVVHLLNHAMEQQ; encoded by the coding sequence ATGAAACACTTACTTTTAACTGCAAGTTTACTGCTTTGCACCCAACAGGCACAGGCATTTAGCCAAGAAACCCATAAACGTATCGTAGAAGATGCCGTTGCTTATATGGCGCAACACCCGAGCACCACACAATACCAAAAGCTACAAGCGTGGAGCCAACAACTCGGACTCACCCCACAGCAATTAGGCGAATTTATGGGCCAAGCAGCCTATGACGTCGATGATTTTGAAGATACCTTTTTATGTGGTGCCATTACTGGTAACTGCGTACAAGCACCCATTTGGGGAGCAGCGCAAAGCATCGTTAAATATACTAGCTATTGGCATTTTCAAAATCATACTCAAGGCGCAGATCCCCATGGCAATGATTTTGGCGGCTATAACTACGATAAATTAACAGTGTGGGGAACCGTTGATACCTTAGCGGCCACGTGGCTCAAAGGCGATCATCTCGATGATGGTCAAGGAGGCCAAACCGGTTGGTTTGGAGCAGACAAAAGCCAGTACAATAGCTTTCAGATCACCGAAAAAAATTACCGAATCGAAAGCCACTCTCAGTACAGCATGTACAAAGATTTTGAAAAAATACCGTTTCAACCTATCGATAACTTAGGACAGTATTGGTATCAAAGTTACTTAACTCATAAAAACCCACAACTGCTCGGTTTTGTGTTTCATACTACCGATTTGCTGCAACCACACCATACGTGGACGACCTCAGATCTCAATCACAGTGGCTGGGAAACATGGGTGAAAGACTACTACGATCACGAATCTTTAAATGATTTCAGTTTAGTCAGCGCGGCCATGGATTCGTTCTCGCCATTGGCAAGTCAAAGCCAAGATATTCGCCCACTGCTCACCCAAGGGGGCGCATTGTCGTATGCGCAAGGTGGCATCGTGCTCAACTCTCAAGATCATTATGATCGGGTCATTACCGCCAAACAAGTGATCCCCCATGCCATTGCGATGGTCGTTCATTTACTCAATCACGCGATGGAACAACAGTAA
- a CDS encoding sulfite exporter TauE/SafE family protein — protein sequence MNEMMMLVIYCAILGAGVGFLAGLLGIGGGLVIVPILSSILAHLADFPPDQVVIIAVATSLASILFTSTSSALAHHKNGNVPWQLAPWIMTGVALGALISGFMAALLPDKIVRIVFVVSVVLIALKMFLSSNQSDTTNRPLPHKGVMTLFTALTGGISAMIGIGGGALLVPLLTYFSLDMKKAIGCASACGIVIALFGSIGYISSGSAHFALTDGFAGFVYLPALLGIVSTSWFTAPLGAKAAHTLPVPFIKKIFAGLLLAMAISMLFN from the coding sequence ATGAACGAAATGATGATGTTGGTTATTTATTGCGCCATATTGGGCGCGGGTGTTGGGTTTTTAGCTGGCCTGCTTGGCATTGGCGGTGGCTTAGTGATTGTGCCTATTTTAAGCAGCATCTTAGCTCATTTAGCTGATTTTCCGCCTGATCAGGTGGTGATTATCGCCGTTGCAACTTCACTCGCCTCAATTTTATTTACCTCAACGTCTTCGGCCCTCGCCCATCATAAAAATGGCAATGTGCCATGGCAACTCGCCCCTTGGATCATGACAGGTGTCGCCCTTGGTGCGCTGATCAGTGGTTTTATGGCGGCACTGTTGCCCGATAAGATCGTCCGCATCGTATTTGTGGTAAGCGTCGTGCTGATTGCTTTAAAAATGTTTTTATCCAGCAATCAGAGCGATACCACAAATCGCCCCTTGCCACACAAAGGCGTGATGACGTTGTTTACTGCCTTAACTGGCGGTATTTCGGCCATGATCGGCATTGGCGGCGGTGCATTGTTGGTACCGTTACTGACGTATTTCTCGTTAGATATGAAAAAAGCCATCGGCTGCGCCTCTGCTTGTGGCATTGTTATCGCTTTGTTTGGATCGATAGGTTATATCAGCTCTGGCAGCGCACATTTTGCCTTGACCGATGGCTTTGCGGGCTTTGTTTATTTACCTGCACTATTGGGCATTGTGTCTACGTCGTGGTTTACCGCGCCCTTAGGTGCCAAGGCTGCTCACACCTTGCCGGTACCTTTTATCAAAAAAATATTCGCTGGGTTATTGCTCGCCATGGCGATCAGTATGTTGTTTAACTAA
- a CDS encoding DUF1852 domain-containing protein produces the protein MNTDFIFTLKRTALDEHYQPASNTRITTNFANLARGTSRQENLRNALKMINNRFNALADWDNQQADRYSVELEIISVDIDVVGSGEAFPSIEVLKTNIVDHHTNKCIEGIVGNNFSSYVRDYDFSVLLQNHNKNQPTFSVPDNFGELHGKLFQSFVNSNVYKDNFTKPPVICLSVSDNKTYHRTDNQHPVLGIEYQPNDSSLTEQYFKKMGLAVRYFMPPNSVAPLAFYFIGDLLNDYSSLELISTISTMETFQKIYRPEIYNANAVAGRAYQPNLKNSDHSLTQIVYDRHERSQLACAQGKFAEEHFIKPYQTVLEQWSQNYL, from the coding sequence ATGAACACAGACTTTATCTTTACACTCAAACGCACAGCGCTTGATGAACATTACCAACCCGCCAGCAATACGCGTATTACGACTAACTTTGCAAATTTAGCCAGAGGCACAAGCCGCCAAGAGAATTTGCGTAATGCACTGAAAATGATCAATAACCGCTTTAATGCATTAGCCGATTGGGATAATCAGCAAGCCGATCGCTACTCGGTTGAGCTTGAAATTATCTCTGTTGATATTGATGTCGTAGGCAGTGGTGAGGCGTTTCCATCAATCGAGGTATTAAAAACCAACATTGTTGATCATCATACTAATAAGTGTATTGAAGGGATTGTTGGCAATAACTTTTCGTCGTATGTGCGTGATTATGACTTTAGTGTTTTACTGCAAAACCATAATAAAAATCAGCCAACGTTTAGTGTGCCGGATAATTTTGGTGAGCTGCACGGTAAGTTGTTTCAGAGTTTTGTAAACTCCAACGTTTATAAAGACAACTTCACCAAGCCTCCGGTCATTTGTTTAAGTGTCTCAGATAATAAAACTTATCATCGTACCGACAACCAGCATCCAGTATTAGGTATTGAGTATCAGCCAAATGATTCGTCATTGACTGAGCAATATTTTAAAAAGATGGGTTTAGCAGTGCGTTATTTTATGCCACCTAACAGTGTTGCGCCATTGGCCTTTTATTTTATTGGCGACTTGCTCAATGATTACAGTAGCCTAGAGCTTATTAGCACCATAAGCACCATGGAAACGTTTCAAAAGATTTATCGCCCAGAAATTTACAATGCCAATGCAGTGGCAGGGCGAGCTTATCAGCCAAACTTGAAAAACAGTGATCATTCATTGACGCAAATCGTCTACGACCGCCATGAACGCAGTCAGCTTGCTTGCGCGCAAGGTAAATTTGCCGAAGAACACTTTATCAAGCCTTATCAAACTGTGCTTGAACAGTGGTCACAAAATTATCTGTAA
- a CDS encoding methionine synthase, with protein sequence MKRLLPTSTAGSLPKPVWLAEPETLWSPWKLHNDELIAGKQDALRLSLQHQQQAGIDIVSDGEQTRQHFVTTFIEHLNGVDFEQRKTVRIRDRYDASVPTVVGPVSRQKPVFVDDAKFLRQQTTQPIKWALPGPMTMIDTLYDAHYQSREKLAWEFAKILNQEAKELEAAGVDIIQFDEPAFNVFFDDVNEWGIACLERAIEGLKCETAVHICYGYGIKANTDWKKTLGSEWRQYEQAFPKLQQSKIDIISLECHNSHVPIELLALIRGKKVMVGAIDVATHEIETPEEVAKTLRAALQYVDADKLYPCTNCGMAPLPDHIAQAKLHALSAGAKLVREELLAD encoded by the coding sequence ATGAAAAGATTATTACCTACTTCAACCGCTGGCAGCTTACCTAAACCCGTGTGGTTGGCTGAGCCCGAGACACTGTGGTCACCGTGGAAATTACATAACGACGAGCTGATTGCTGGTAAGCAAGATGCACTACGTTTGTCGTTACAGCATCAACAACAAGCGGGGATTGATATCGTCAGTGACGGCGAACAAACTCGGCAACACTTTGTAACCACGTTTATTGAACACCTCAATGGCGTTGATTTTGAACAACGTAAAACAGTGAGAATTCGAGACCGCTATGATGCCAGTGTGCCCACTGTTGTTGGTCCGGTGAGTCGCCAAAAACCAGTGTTTGTGGATGATGCCAAATTTTTACGCCAGCAAACCACGCAACCTATAAAATGGGCTTTACCTGGCCCCATGACCATGATTGATACCTTGTACGATGCGCATTATCAGAGCCGTGAAAAACTCGCTTGGGAATTTGCCAAAATTCTCAATCAAGAGGCCAAAGAATTAGAAGCGGCAGGGGTGGACATTATTCAGTTTGATGAACCGGCATTTAATGTCTTTTTTGATGATGTGAATGAGTGGGGCATTGCTTGTTTGGAGCGTGCCATCGAAGGGTTAAAGTGCGAAACCGCCGTGCATATTTGTTATGGCTATGGCATTAAAGCCAACACAGACTGGAAAAAGACCCTAGGCTCTGAATGGCGTCAATACGAACAAGCTTTCCCTAAATTGCAGCAGTCGAAGATCGATATTATCTCACTAGAATGTCACAATTCTCATGTGCCAATAGAATTACTGGCGTTGATCCGAGGCAAAAAAGTGATGGTGGGCGCGATTGATGTGGCAACGCATGAAATAGAAACCCCAGAAGAAGTCGCCAAGACCCTCAGAGCAGCTCTGCAATATGTAGATGCAGATAAGCTCTACCCATGTACGAATTGCGGTATGGCACCTTTACCGGATCACATTGCACAAGCAAAACTGCACGCTTTAAGCGCAGGAGCAAAACTAGTGCGAGAAGAGCTGTTGGCAGACTAG
- a CDS encoding alpha/beta hydrolase family protein, which yields MDVKISPGGDYYSLTYNEDTERKLVILNKESGKITAAFSFGEYQRINSVVWLNDERLMMSVAKTVGYLDTKGGRPYYVVANYDGSNRREILFSTTSSLRVISTLPSDKNNILVTKGHYNDDFSVKIHKLNIYTGKMDYIAGQPKEDVFGITTDIEGNPRIAFHYQENDKQNLGEGDLSVYFKQTINDDWKSLNLEKLKYKKGDTLAFLGMNLAGNKAYILSDSGRKTTAIYTLDLQSQELLLLAGHNSVDILNPIIGPKGDVIGATFDPDYPQYQYFDTSGENAIYKDLSDSFKNYRLEFTSHSKRKNLAVFRAEADTSPAAFYLYDINSKKATFIAATTEAVDKKSLSMMEPFRIKSRDGIDLNGYLTIPKGLADKNLPAVVVVHGGPHGPRDYWGYNKEVQYIASLGYAVIQVNFRGSGGYGRAFEKSGYQKWGNEMQNDVTDATHWAIKQGIVDPNRICIYGGSYGGYSALMGVIREPDLYKCAIGYVGVYSLPEMKESGDIPTTEQGRKFLDMVHGIDMADMQARSPSFNVDKIKAKLFIAHGEDDVRVPMEQYNALTDALDKIDYAYESMVRDEGHGYHKKKNQTDFYTKMASFFAENIGK from the coding sequence GTGGATGTTAAGATCTCTCCAGGGGGAGATTATTACTCTTTAACTTATAATGAAGATACTGAAAGAAAATTAGTCATTCTCAATAAAGAATCAGGAAAGATAACAGCTGCCTTTTCATTTGGTGAATATCAAAGAATTAACTCTGTCGTTTGGCTGAATGATGAAAGACTGATGATGTCAGTCGCTAAAACAGTGGGCTATTTAGATACAAAAGGTGGAAGGCCTTATTATGTTGTAGCCAATTACGATGGTTCGAATAGACGAGAAATTCTATTTTCGACGACATCATCTTTAAGAGTAATCAGTACATTACCTTCAGATAAAAACAACATTTTAGTCACCAAAGGTCATTACAATGATGATTTTTCGGTAAAAATTCACAAGCTAAATATTTATACTGGCAAAATGGATTATATTGCTGGTCAACCAAAAGAAGATGTATTTGGCATTACCACTGATATTGAAGGCAACCCAAGAATTGCGTTCCATTATCAAGAAAACGATAAGCAAAATTTAGGTGAAGGTGATTTAAGCGTATATTTTAAACAAACAATCAACGATGATTGGAAATCTCTGAATCTAGAAAAGTTAAAATACAAAAAAGGCGATACCCTAGCATTTTTAGGGATGAACTTAGCTGGAAATAAAGCTTACATCCTCAGTGATTCTGGCAGAAAAACAACCGCAATTTATACCTTAGATTTACAATCTCAAGAATTATTACTCCTTGCAGGACATAACAGTGTCGATATTTTAAATCCTATTATTGGCCCCAAAGGTGATGTAATTGGCGCTACTTTTGACCCAGACTACCCTCAGTATCAGTATTTTGATACTTCCGGTGAAAATGCTATTTACAAAGACTTAAGCGACTCGTTCAAAAATTACAGATTAGAGTTCACTAGTCATTCTAAACGTAAAAATCTAGCTGTCTTTAGAGCAGAAGCAGATACTTCACCTGCAGCTTTTTACCTCTATGATATCAATTCAAAAAAAGCCACATTTATAGCTGCTACAACTGAAGCTGTTGATAAAAAGAGCTTATCAATGATGGAACCTTTTAGAATAAAATCCCGAGATGGAATTGACTTAAATGGTTACTTGACAATACCTAAGGGGCTTGCAGATAAAAACCTACCTGCTGTGGTGGTGGTCCATGGCGGTCCTCATGGGCCTCGTGATTATTGGGGATACAATAAAGAAGTGCAGTATATCGCGTCTCTGGGCTATGCAGTGATACAAGTCAATTTCAGAGGATCAGGTGGTTACGGTCGAGCATTTGAAAAAAGCGGCTACCAAAAATGGGGGAATGAGATGCAAAACGATGTGACAGATGCTACACATTGGGCTATCAAACAAGGAATTGTAGACCCTAATCGAATCTGTATTTATGGTGGTAGTTACGGTGGATATTCTGCCTTGATGGGCGTCATTAGAGAACCTGATCTTTACAAATGCGCGATTGGTTATGTCGGCGTCTACTCTTTACCTGAAATGAAAGAAAGTGGTGATATCCCAACGACTGAGCAAGGAAGAAAATTCCTCGACATGGTCCACGGTATTGATATGGCAGACATGCAGGCTCGCTCGCCTTCTTTCAATGTTGATAAAATAAAAGCTAAATTATTTATCGCGCACGGTGAAGATGATGTTAGGGTTCCTATGGAACAATATAATGCTCTAACAGATGCTTTAGATAAAATTGATTACGCTTATGAGTCTATGGTTAGAGACGAAGGCCATGGTTATCACAAGAAAAAGAATCAAACTGATTTTTATACTAAAATGGCTTCATTTTTTGCAGAAAATATCGGTAAATAA
- a CDS encoding PfkB family carbohydrate kinase — MAVLYFSFLTVTIVLFYDQAKRMPSNVTNEDNFGVFGHCSRQQLVSFYQAYCPELLIVKQGIEETLVLQQQALVGYPVLPAKQVVDTTAAGEAFSAGFLAEFLSGASIGQALPTVNLLASQVILAAGAIVDTCVLLRSLLVPISAEGCMYE, encoded by the coding sequence ATGGCTGTCCTATATTTTTCATTTTTGACAGTAACTATCGTGCTGTTTTATGACCAAGCCAAGCGCATGCCCAGCAATGTTACCAATGAGGATAATTTTGGGGTGTTTGGCCATTGTTCTAGGCAGCAATTGGTGTCGTTTTATCAAGCTTATTGTCCAGAGTTATTAATCGTCAAGCAAGGGATAGAGGAGACGTTAGTGTTGCAACAACAAGCATTAGTAGGTTACCCCGTTTTACCCGCCAAACAGGTTGTCGATACGACCGCAGCAGGGGAGGCGTTTTCTGCAGGGTTTTTGGCTGAGTTTTTATCTGGAGCGAGTATTGGACAAGCGCTCCCCACGGTGAACCTGCTTGCAAGCCAAGTGATATTGGCAGCGGGGGCCATTGTTGATACTTGTGTGCTGCTTCGCTCATTATTAGTACCTATTTCTGCTGAAGGATGCATGTATGAATAA